A genome region from Babesia bigemina genome assembly Bbig001, chromosome : I includes the following:
- a CDS encoding DNA polymerase delta subunit, putative, translating to MATPTQYQDAVNVQSLRTLDGVNCHEFFQRFSRTPVNVDSLREIIMFQTDADYTSRFERVDMDDCSSIMDSSRSQPKFAEVPVIRLYGVTRDQHSVLVNVRKFMPYFYVEKPHNFREEHIPLLMDFFNKHLMDQPAFKKTCRFVVNIKVVRIKPLMTYQPNGERDFLKITTTLPRMVAALRSFLESGVALPVMDLPGSGNTMRISFPRQVCEANLPYVLRFLLDANITGGCWLQLPEGTFTVEKNKSSHCSIEVTTDFENLKPMPIEGEWQSIGPIRTLSFDIECVKFTGPGFPNANNDPVIQIASVLHTHGDKLDTAQKFVFTLNECDALHGAHVLCFDREEDLLLAWKLFFTAVDPDFLTGYNIVNFDIPYLINRANALHLEKFTQLPRIARINTSVRDVIQSNNTLGTYENKEINVEGRIIFDVYDLVRRDHKLKSYTLNYVSFEFLKQQKEDVHHSTLSKLQLGSPADRRRIASYCLKDSVLPLQLIDKLLLLYNYVEMARVTFTPIKMLINRGQQIRVTMQIYSQCKLMGYAVPVVNAAQRGWSNEGTYEGGTVLDPQKGYHRNPIAVLDFQSLYPSIMIAHNLCYSTIVPPSDIARYSPDDLTSVPGHPGLHFIKAHVRKGMLPLIVEKLIEARKKTKEEMKTCTDPILKSVLDGRQLALKITTNSVYGYTGASTSGFLPCVEVATAITSFGRFMIVNTKEKIEKYFTLANGYEADAKVVYGDTDSVMINFGCKEISRAIELGVEAATKVTSEAVKPITLVFEKVYLPLLLLAKKRYAGLYYTNAKTYDKIDCKGIETVRRDFCLLVQQMMEKILHMLLVDLDLNGAIEFVKSKISQLLRNEIDISLLVVTKSLGKVDYDARLPHVELAKKLRNRDPGKAPSVGDRVSYLIVKGTKGQPQFDRAEEPLYVVENNIPVDTQHYLDAIKSTLMRIFEVIMPNPESLFSGEHTRYITMSSSCDSALSMFMKKVERCLGCKSVIKVPPFCDHCSKSKRQQVMLQKFEERRQKEADYFELWSQCQRCQGSLHNEVICDNRDCPIFYKRVRTGKVLTALENTFQSLHLEYT from the exons ATGGCGACCCCTACGCAGTATCAGGACGCGGTTAACGTCCAGAGCTTGCGCACGCTCGATGGAGTCAACTGCCATGAATTTTTCCAGCGCTTCTCGCGGACACCGGTCAACGTGGACTCTCTCCGCGAGATTATTATGTTCCAAACCGATGCGGATTACACAAGCCGCTTTGAAAGGGTCGATATGGATGACTGTTCCAGTATCATGGACAGCAGCAGAAGCCAGCCGAAGTTCGCGGAAGTGCCCGTGATCCGCCTGTACGGTGTGACACGGGATCAGCACAGCGTGCTGGTAAACGTGCGCAAGTTCATGCCATACTTCTACGTCGAAAAGCCTCATAACTTCAGGGAGGAACACATACCCTTGTTGATGGACTTCTTCAACAAGCACCTGATGGACCAGCCGGCCTTCAAGAAGACGTGCCGCTTTGTCGTGAACATCAAAGTCGTTCGCATTAAACCCCTCATGACCTACCAGCCCAACGGCGAGCGCGACTTCCTGAAGATCACAACGACGCTCCCGCGCATGGTCGCAGCACTTCGTAGCTTCTTGGAGTCAGGGGTGGCACTGCCCGTGATGGATCTGCCGGGCAGCGGAAACACTATGCGCATTTCGTTTCCACGTCAGGTCTGCGAAGCGAACCTGCCTTATGTCCTGAGGTTTTTGCTGGACGCTAACATCACAGGCGGGTGCTGGTTGCAACTGCCGGAGGGAACGTTCACAGTCGAGAAAAACAAGAGCAGCCACTGCAGCATCGAGGTTACGACCGACTTCGAGAACCTCAAGCCCATGCCAATAGAAGGCGAGTGGCAGTCGATAGGACCCATCAGGACTCTTTCGTTCGATATTGAGTGCGTCAAATTCACGGGTCCCGGTTTCCCCAATGCCAACAACGACCCCGTGATCCAAATTGCATCTGTTCTCCACACCCATGGCGACAAACTGGATACCGCGCAGAAGTTTGTATTCACGCTTAATGAATGTGACGCGCTGCACGGCGCACATGTGCTCTGCTTTGACCGGGAGGAGGACCTGCTTTTGGCGTGGAAGCTCTTTTTCACTGCAGTGGACCCTGACTTCCTGACGGGATACAACATCGTGAACTTCGACATTCCGTACCTCATCAACCGCGCGAATGCGCTGCATCTGGAGAAGTtcacgcagctgccgcGGATCGCACGTATCAACACTAGTGTGCGCGACGTCATACAGTCCAACAACACGCTCGGCACCTACGAGAACAAGGAAATCAACGTAGAGGGACGCATCATTTTCGATGTTTACGACCTCGTGAGGAGAGACCACAAGCTCAAGTCGTACACGCTCAACTACGTTTCCTTCGAGTTCCTCAAGCAACAGAAGGAGGATGTGCACCACTCCACGCTATCAAAGCTGCAACTGGGCTCGCCTGCCGACAGGCGACGTATCGCAAGCTACTGTCTGAAGGATTCCGTTCTCCCACTACAGCTCATCGATAAGCTCCTGCTGCTGTATAACTATGTCGAGATGGCAAGAGTAACCTTCACTCCTATCAAGATGCTGATCAACCGAGGACAGCAAATCAGAGTTACCATGCAGATCTACAGCCAGTGCAAACTGATGGGGTACGCTGTACCCGTCGTCAACGCTGCACAGAGAGGATGGTCAAATGAAGGCACATACGAAGGTGGAACTGTCCTTGACCCGCAGAAAGGATACCACAGAAATCCTATTGCGGTGCTGGATTTCCAGTCGCTATACCCCTCGATCATGATAGCGCACAACCTGTGCTACTCCACCATTGTACCGCCTTCCGACATTGCCAGGTATTCTCCGGATGACCTAACGTCGGTACCAGGACATCCGGGGCTGCATTTCATAAAGGCGCACGTGCGCAAGGGGATGCTTCCACTTATTGTTGAGAAGCTAATCGAGGCGCGCAAGAAAACCAAGGAGGAAATGAAAACTTGTACAGATCCCATCTTGAAGAGCGTTCTCGACGGCAGGCAGCTGGCGTTGAAGATCACAACGAATTCCGTGTACGGATACACCGGTGCCTCCACAAGTGGCTTCCTCCCCTGTGTGGAAGTCGCCACGGCGATCACATCGTTCGGTCGTTTCATGATCGTCAACACGAAGGAGAAGATTGAAAAGTACTTCACGCTAGCCAATGGCTACGAGGCCGACGCGAAGGTCGTCTACGGTGATACCGATTCCGTCATGATCAACTTCGGATGCAAAGAGATATCGCGAGCCATCGAGCTTGGTGTAGAAGCCGCCACCAAGGTTACCAGTGAGGCCGTAAAACCAATCACGCTCGTTTTCGAGAAAGTGTAcctgccgctgctgcttcTGGCCAAGAAGCGTTACGCTGGCCTGTATTACACAAATGCGAAAACGTACGACAAAATCGACTGCAAGGGCATTGAAACCGTCAGGCGTGATTTCTGCCTCCTCGTCCAACAGATGATGGAAAAAATCCTGCACATGCTGCTGGTCGACCTTGACCTGAACGGTGCGATCGAGTTCGTCAAGAGCAAGATCAGCCAACTTCTGCGCAACGAAATCGACATAAGTCTTCTGGTTGTCACCAAGTCACTTGGAAAGGTGGATTACGATGCGCGCTTGCCGCACGTAGAGCTTGCTAAAAAGCTCCGCAACCGTGACCCCGGCAAGGCGCCATCCGTGGGAGACCGTGTCAGCTACCTCATTGTAAAAGGCACCAAGGGGCAACCTCAGTTTGACAGAGCGGAAGAGCCGCTGTATGTAGTTGAGAACAACATTCCCGTGGATACTCAGCACTACTTGGACGCGATCAAGTCGACCCTTATGCGTATATTCGAGGTTATCATGCCCAACCCGGAATCGCTATTCAGTGGGGAACACACTCGCTACATCACCATGAGCTCCTCATGCGACAGCGCGCTCTCAATGTTCATGAAGAAGGTCGAGCGGTGCCTCGGTTGCAAAAGCGTCATCAAGGTTCCACCCTTCTGCGACCACTGTAGCAAGAGCAAACGGCAACAG GTGATGCTACAAAAGTTCGAAGAGCGGCGGCAGAAAGAGGCCGATTACTTCGAACTCTGGTCGCAGTGCCAACGCTGCCAGGGCAGCTTGCACAACGAGGTAATCTGCGACAACCGCGATTGCCCCATATTCTACAAGAGGGTACGAACTGGAAAGGTGCTCACTGCTCTGGAGAATACGTTCCAATCCCTTCATCTGGAGTACACGTGA
- a CDS encoding pre-mRNA cleavage complex II protein Clp1, putative, whose product MASLPIRTYTLAPFSELRIVSHDSHDGIPVLPSVKLLNTPAAAADLLPNMRGTAEIYGRELAPDVDRTIEEGEKLAVFTWVGCSVQVKGMVEQEYDGEDHAMKEYLNVANVLNAERELASVKRTQGPRVLITGAPSSGKSTVAMLLCNYALRGGWTPVFVEADPRASTDKRQIQFYPGTIGATVVTNAAEMDSKNPLVYFYGYSGAQENEKLYLQISKSMGASLDAMMENSSQTQPHSRRSDEVSDMGKYIAASGMIINAPYSANRDLIVKLAEIYSVSLILVIDSPSVRQDLVRTFAAIRDGQRAATPLTGVRGDVAPGALGNLAFQETPEQKAHTQSDLNETQTAFDGADASDDKATREVTVLAINKLEGVVPVDLERVKYLNSRCWKRYFQRTNAGEMHVIRFPMENVKLVVLETSVALSKDALPTDDTGYMTRNEVYASMWNGDPFSLTNGVLGIPAADDATLIPYCNLLGFVLVRKVEERAQQPDAETDGEPAPRTYVMEVLCPAVYSPSSLPAYLLVAGNQRVMRWQTI is encoded by the exons ATGGCATCGCTGCCGATTCGGACTTACACATTGGCTCCTTTCAGCGAGCTAAGGATTGTCAGTCACGACTCACATGATGGCATACCTGTGCTCCCTTCCGTCAAG CTGCTTAACACgccggcggctgcggcggACCTTCTACCGAATATGCGCGGTACTGCGGAAATCTACGGCCGAGAACTTGCTCCTGATGTAGATCGCACGATAGAGGAAGGCGAAAAACTCGCCGTGTTTACGTGGGTCGGGTGTTCCGTTCAGGTCAAAGGCATGGTGGAACAG GAGTACGACGGCGAGGATCACGCTATGAAGGAGTATCTTAATGTTGccaacgtgctgaatgCGGAGAGGGAATTGGCCTCAGTGAAAAGGACCCAAGGACCAAGG GTTTTAATCACCGGCGCGCCATCTAGTGGCAAATCAACTGTGGCGATGCTATTGTGCAACTATGCACTGCGAGGTGGTTGGACACCCGTTTTTGTCGAGGCTGACCCGAGAGCATCAACGGACAAACGTCAAATACAATTTTACCCAGGCACCATCGGAGCCACGGTCGTCACGAACGCAGCGGAAATGGATTCTAAGAATCCATTGGTGTATTTTTATGGTTACTCCGGCGCGCAGGAGAACGAAAAACTCTATCTTCAA ATTTCGAAATCGATGGGAGCCTCATTGGACGCCATGATGGAGAACTCCTCCCAGACCCAACCCCATAGCAGACGCTCAGACGAGGTCTCGGACATGGGCAAATACATCGCAGCTTCAG GcatgatcatcaacgcgccGTATTCGGCAAACCGCGACCTGATCGTAAAACTCGCCGAAATATACTCGGTGTCGCTTATACTCGTCATAGACAGTCCTTCAGTGCGTCAGGACCTGGTCCGCACGTTCGCCGCCATCAGGGATGGTCAGCGCGCCGCCACTCCGCTTACAGGCGTTCGAGGGGACGTGGCCCCGGGAGCGTTGGGCAACCTTGCATTCCAGGAAACACCAGAACAGAAGGCACATACTCAGTCGGATTTAAATGAGACGCAAACTGCTTTCGATGGTGCCGATGCCTCCGATGACAAGGCGACGAGGGAGGTGACGGTGCTGGCGATAAACAAGCTGGAGGGCGTCGTGCCCGTCGACCTGGAGAGGGTCAAGTACCTCAACAGCAGGTGCTGGAAACGGTACTTTCAGCGTACAAATGCAGGTGAAATGCACGTGATCCGGTTTCCGATGGAAAACGTCAAACTCGTGGTATTAGAGACTTCCGTCGCACTGTCCAAGGACGCGCTGCCTACGGACGACACGGGGTACATGACGCGGAACGAAGTATACGCGTCGATGTGGAACGGAGATCCGTTTTCACTAACGAACGGTGTACTTGGCATACCTGCAGCTGACGATGCCACGCTTATACCCTACTGCAATCTGCTCGGGTTCGTACTGGTGAGAAAAGTTGAG GAGAGGGCGCAGCAGCCTGACGCGGAAACGGATGGTGAGCCGGCCCCACGCACCTACGTGATGGAGGTGCTCTGCCCCGCTGTATACTCACCTTCGTCTCTCCCTGCGTACCTTCTGGTCGCGGGGAACCAACGAGTTATGAGGTGGCAGACCATATGA
- a CDS encoding 50S ribosomal protein L4, putative, whose product MPSILEIPVHVFEGENGVPRPRRFAQVPNDIFGLPIRPDILHRCYTFYRRAKAGYSEDMQLYKWEWPGSTRKWRKQQKTGKARIGWKKSPGKYLGVFAHPIRPMDHRTKIQRRVLWVGLKVMLSVKFTQSQINVVDSFLMKSHKTKYAVDNLRRILGNNCNSALLVFCGNNDANENFRWATANIPAVKIETVEGVNVYNLLKYRQLVLTEAALKKLIHLIEGYPRKMDWLPRFATPNNIPAPIPEKVQGWNKVWRESRMGRKLASQSKEQWLEQVKNWKWSSEPKGALKVPRYDPLEDFRLVHISNDVTQDAKVRFQYLYDSLFDPTETLTIDDDQMEVEHDGTI is encoded by the exons ATGCCCAG CATCCTTGAAATCCCCGTCCACGTTTTCGAAGGCGAAAATGGAGTGCCGCGACCTCGTAGATTCGCACAAGTACCCAATGACATCTTCGGATTGCCTATAAGGCCAGACATACTGCACCGCTGTTACACGTTTTATCGCAGAGCTAAAGCCGGATACAGCGAAGACATGCAGCTGTACAAGTGGGAATGGCCCGGTAGCACCCGTAAGTGGCGAAAGCAGCAAAAGACAGGGAAGGCGCGCATTGGGTGGAAAAAATCTCCCGGTAAATACCTCGGCGTCTTTGCGCACCCTATAAGACCAATGGACCATCGGACAAAGATTCAACGCAGGG TGCTCTGGGTCGGACTCAAGGTTATGCTGTCGGTGAAATTCACGCAATCTCAAATCAATGTGGTGGATTCCTTCCTCATGAAGTCACATAAGACGAAGTATGCCGTTGACAATCTTCGGCGCATATTAG GAAACAATTGCAATTCGGCGCTGCTCGTTTTTTGTGGTAATAATGACGCCAATGAGAACTTCAGATGGGCAACTGCAAACATACCTGCTGTTAAAATTGAGACTGTGGAG GGGGTTAACGTGTACAACCTCTTGAAGTATAGACAGCTGGTTTTAACAGAAGCCGCGCTGAAGAAACTTATACATCTTATAGAGGGTTACCCGCGTAAAATGGACTGGTTACCTAG ATTCGCGACTCCGAACAACATTCCGGCTCCTATTCCGGAAAAGGTACAAGGGTGGAACAAAGTATGGAGAGAAAGCCGCATGGGAAGAAAACTTGCTTCACAAAGCAAG GAGCAATGGCTGGAACAGGTAAAAAATTGGAAATGGTCGTCTGAACCTAAAGGCGCGCTAAAAGTGCCGCGCTATGATCCTTTGGAAGATTTTAGATTGGTGCACATCTCAAATGATGTAACTCAAGATGCTAAAGTACGCTTCCAGTATCTGTACGATTCATTGTTCGACCCAACGGAAACCCTTACCATTGACGATGACCAAATGGAAGTG GAGCATGATGGGACCATTTAG
- a CDS encoding cytochrome c/c1 heme lyase, putative translates to MASRASANITEEPAGAPSCPIEGQFSDEKKLTKSSCSSSQTGDSVITLITKAEVKDLNATRTQSNIPGKNSNWIYPSERQFYRSTLAKGHRVDATVIPTVVQIHNAINEKAWERIMEYEDMHYDRCQKPVLAHFIGKKDQLTLRARLRHLMGYKLPYDRHDWTVDRCGKLVRYIIDFYEGRAPNDEPIAVYMDVRPELSMGGIVDRCRLWLKRNLW, encoded by the exons ATGGCGAGTCGTGCTTCAGCGAATATTACTGAGGAGCCGGCAGGGGCGCCCTCATGCCCGATTGAGGGGCAATTCAGCGATGAAAAGAAGCTCACAAAGTCGAGCTGCAGCTCATCGCAAACCGGTGACAGCGTCATAACGCTCATCACGAAGGCCGAGGTGAAGGATCTTAACGCCACGCGCACTCAGTCCAACATCCCAGGCAAAAACAGTAATTGGATATACCCCTCGGAGCGACAGTTCTACCGATCCACCCTCGCAAAAG GGCACCGCGTGGACGCCACGGTCATACCCACCGTCGTACAAATACACAACGCCATCAACGAAAAGGCCTGGGAACGCATCATGGAGTACGAGGACATGCATTACGACCGCTGCCAGAAGCCGGTACTCGCGCATTTCATCGGAAAGAAGGACCAGCTCACCCTGCGCGCCAGGCTCAGACATCTAATGGGATACAAGCTGCCGTACGACAGGCACGACTGGACCGTAGACAGGTGCGGAAAACTCGTCAG GTATATCATTGACTTCTACGAGGGGCGTGCGCCGAACGACGAACCCATCGCCGTGTACATGGACGTCAGGCCCGAGCTGTCGATGGGCGGGATCGTAGACAGGTGTCGCCTGTGGCTGAAAAGGAACCTCTGGTGA
- a CDS encoding mitochondrial transport complex Tim10, putative: MDAPADPVNVAVAELVGMADMLKRMRDSCWSKCIAAVKVERMDPGEQSCVDRCVNKFLDVHTMVGTHLQEASKNAQL, from the exons ATGGACGCGCCCGCGGACCCCGTAAACGTCGCCGTTGCCGAGTTGGTCGGCATGGCCGACATGTTGAAGCG GATGCGAGATTCCTGCTGGAGCAAGTGCATCGCGGCCGTGAAGGTCGAGCGTATGGACCCCGGCGAGCAGAGCTGTGTGGACCGCTGTGTGAACAAG TTTCTCGACGTCCACACGATGGTCGGGACGCATTTGCAGGAAGCGTCGAAGAATGCGCAGTTGTGA